In the genome of Thiohalobacter sp., one region contains:
- a CDS encoding class I SAM-dependent methyltransferase produces the protein MGREQEGSGRQRCRPHAVAALRDWFRSPLGRALGEAETTRLRASLGSLFGYHMLLVDAPWTEDVTEASRVRNRFRLNAGAGNGPLFEGRADALPVITDSIDIIVLPHVLEFSSDPHAVLREVDRCLIPEGHVVIVGFNPWSLWGLRSILTGWRGQVPWCGRFLGAGRLRDWLALLGFATVEAAPIGFRPPVGSPWLLERAGVLDRLADRGWRLPAAAYLLVARKRVMGLTPIKPRWRPRRGLLSPGIAEPTSRSGNS, from the coding sequence ATGGGACGGGAGCAGGAAGGATCCGGCCGGCAGCGCTGCCGGCCTCATGCCGTGGCGGCCTTGCGGGACTGGTTCCGCTCGCCGCTCGGACGCGCATTGGGCGAGGCTGAGACGACGCGGCTGCGCGCCAGCCTGGGCAGCCTGTTCGGCTATCACATGCTGCTGGTGGATGCGCCCTGGACAGAGGACGTGACCGAGGCGAGCCGGGTGCGCAACCGCTTTCGACTGAATGCGGGTGCCGGCAATGGGCCTCTGTTCGAGGGGCGGGCAGATGCGCTGCCGGTCATCACCGATTCGATTGATATCATAGTATTGCCGCATGTTCTTGAGTTTTCTTCTGATCCTCATGCCGTGCTGCGCGAAGTCGATCGCTGCCTGATTCCCGAGGGCCATGTGGTCATTGTCGGCTTCAATCCCTGGAGTCTTTGGGGACTGCGTTCCATTTTGACCGGCTGGCGGGGACAGGTGCCCTGGTGCGGGCGCTTCCTGGGCGCAGGGCGGCTGCGCGACTGGCTGGCGCTGCTGGGCTTCGCCACTGTCGAGGCAGCGCCCATCGGCTTCCGGCCGCCCGTGGGTTCCCCCTGGCTGCTTGAACGCGCGGGCGTTCTCGATCGACTGGCCGACCGGGGCTGGCGCTTGCCCGCTGCCGCCTATCTGCTGGTCGCCCGCAAGCGGGTCATGGGCCTGACCCCCATCAAGCCGCGCTGGCGGCCACGGCGGGGGCTGTTGTCGCCGGGCATCGCCGAGCCGACCAGCCGGAGCGGCAACTCGTGA
- a CDS encoding GMC oxidoreductase, with protein sequence MTALPDLEADVAIIGAGAGGGALAWGLCHAGIRVLMIEAGPAFVPPRDYPQTAVDWERHAFPQPPGSRGRHRFAPLQPLDEGLRAELGSWNAGQGPLNPRSHRHGWRYHHVRGVGGSTLHFTGEAHRLHPRAFRLQTEFGVGADWPIDYDTLESWYRQAEALIGVAGVTEPSRPRSGPYPQRVHPPGHAAQRLMGRSSLTWHPNALAVLSSPHQGRPACNYCAACNRGCPRTDKGSTDVTFIRQAQATGRLTLLTDTEVLRLVPGGDDRISALVISGADGARRRVRARVNVVACGAVETPRLLLLSANAHAPDGLANESGMVGRNFMETLSWKSTGLHPEPLGSHRGLPADIICWDFNAPDAIPGVVGGCRFTHSTAEGGFNGPIAHATRALAGWGRDHRRRLRAEFGRLISVGAIGESLPHPGSFIDLDPEAKDDHGRPLARIHSHLDDMAVARLRFMARKTREILAEAGVTDLREEYGTWDFFSATHVFGTARMGTDPGTSVVDANGRSHRWKNLYIADASLFPSSGGGESPALTIAALALRMAGHIAEHLRRRD encoded by the coding sequence ATGACCGCCTTGCCTGACCTCGAGGCCGACGTAGCCATCATCGGCGCCGGCGCGGGTGGCGGCGCGCTCGCCTGGGGACTCTGCCATGCCGGGATCCGGGTACTCATGATCGAGGCCGGCCCCGCCTTCGTGCCTCCCCGGGACTATCCGCAGACCGCTGTCGACTGGGAGCGTCACGCCTTCCCCCAGCCACCTGGCAGCCGGGGGCGCCATCGCTTCGCCCCGCTGCAGCCGCTGGACGAGGGCCTGCGTGCCGAACTGGGCAGCTGGAACGCCGGCCAGGGTCCGCTCAATCCTCGCAGTCACCGTCACGGCTGGCGCTATCACCACGTCCGCGGCGTGGGGGGCAGCACCCTGCACTTCACCGGCGAGGCGCACCGGCTGCATCCGCGCGCCTTTCGCCTGCAAACCGAATTCGGCGTGGGTGCAGACTGGCCCATCGACTACGACACGCTGGAATCCTGGTACCGGCAGGCCGAGGCGCTGATCGGCGTGGCAGGTGTCACCGAACCCAGCCGCCCGCGCAGCGGCCCCTATCCGCAGCGGGTCCACCCACCGGGCCATGCGGCGCAGCGCCTGATGGGTCGAAGTTCGCTGACCTGGCACCCCAATGCGCTGGCGGTGCTGTCCAGTCCGCACCAGGGCCGACCTGCCTGCAACTACTGTGCGGCCTGCAACCGCGGCTGCCCCCGCACCGACAAGGGCAGCACCGATGTCACCTTCATTCGTCAGGCGCAGGCCACCGGTCGCCTGACCCTGCTGACCGATACCGAGGTACTCAGGCTGGTCCCGGGCGGGGACGACCGCATCAGCGCGCTGGTCATCAGCGGCGCCGACGGCGCCCGGCGCCGCGTCCGGGCACGGGTGAACGTGGTGGCCTGCGGTGCGGTGGAAACGCCGCGCCTGCTTCTGCTCTCGGCCAATGCGCACGCCCCCGACGGCCTCGCCAACGAGTCGGGCATGGTGGGACGGAACTTCATGGAGACCCTGTCCTGGAAAAGCACCGGCCTGCACCCGGAGCCACTGGGCAGCCATCGCGGCCTGCCGGCGGACATCATCTGCTGGGACTTCAACGCCCCGGATGCCATCCCCGGCGTGGTCGGCGGCTGCCGCTTCACCCATTCAACGGCCGAGGGCGGCTTCAACGGGCCCATCGCCCATGCCACCCGGGCACTCGCCGGCTGGGGGCGGGATCATCGAAGACGGCTGCGCGCGGAATTCGGGCGGCTGATCTCGGTCGGCGCCATCGGCGAGTCCCTGCCCCATCCCGGCAGCTTCATCGACCTCGATCCCGAGGCGAAGGACGATCATGGCCGACCACTGGCCCGCATCCACAGTCACCTCGACGACATGGCCGTCGCCCGGCTCCGCTTCATGGCGCGAAAGACACGGGAGATTCTTGCCGAGGCCGGGGTGACCGATCTGCGCGAGGAATACGGGACCTGGGACTTCTTCAGCGCCACCCACGTGTTCGGCACCGCCCGCATGGGTACCGATCCCGGGACGTCGGTGGTCGACGCGAACGGCCGCAGCCACCGCTGGAAGAACCTCTACATCGCCGACGCCAGCCTGTTCCCGAGTTCCGGCGGCGGGGAATCGCCTGCCCTCACCATCGCCGCCCTCGCCTTGCGCATGGCCGGGCACATCGCCGAACACCTGCGCCGGCGGGACTGA
- a CDS encoding PEP-CTERM sorting domain-containing protein, whose product MRTLITSLALSLVSFAASAGTATQPPPQTVPEPGIWALLAVGGVGYLLARKRK is encoded by the coding sequence ATGCGTACCCTGATCACCAGTCTGGCACTCTCGCTTGTCAGCTTCGCCGCGTCGGCCGGAACCGCCACGCAGCCGCCGCCCCAGACCGTGCCGGAGCCCGGCATCTGGGCCCTGCTGGCCGTCGGTGGTGTCGGCTACCTGCTGGCGCGCAAGCGCAAGTAA
- the rnhA gene encoding ribonuclease HI, which yields MFTDGACRGNPGPGGWGVVLRYGDREKELYGAEPETTNNRMELMAAIRGLEALTRRVPVRLTTDSRYVQQGVTEWLPNWKRRNWRNAAGKPVKNRDLWQRLDALAQEHQVEWHWVKGHSGHPENERADALANRAIDEMLSGERT from the coding sequence ATGTTCACCGACGGTGCCTGTCGCGGCAATCCGGGTCCCGGAGGCTGGGGCGTGGTGCTGCGCTACGGCGACCGCGAGAAGGAACTCTATGGCGCCGAGCCCGAGACGACCAACAACCGCATGGAACTGATGGCGGCCATTCGGGGCCTGGAGGCCCTTACCCGTCGGGTTCCCGTGCGCCTGACCACGGATTCACGCTATGTGCAGCAAGGCGTTACCGAATGGCTGCCGAACTGGAAGCGCCGCAACTGGCGCAATGCCGCGGGCAAGCCGGTCAAGAACCGGGATCTCTGGCAGCGGCTGGATGCGCTGGCGCAGGAACACCAGGTCGAGTGGCATTGGGTGAAGGGGCACAGCGGCCATCCCGAAAACGAACGGGCAGATGCCCTGGCCAATCGTGCCATCGACGAAATGCTGAGCGGGGAGAGGACATGA
- a CDS encoding gluconate 2-dehydrogenase subunit 3 family protein, which translates to MRRRSFLLLSGLSALLLGALRLVRRPTPPEVPDTVLLAAVLDSLLPADGDWPSATELGLEDALGRELDARPVLQRTLAHLLWRIDRQARTLAGEGFADLLPDRRAALLAEILDHDRGLAPPFARLRALAFEHYYAHPAVWRRLPGYHPPQPLGYPDYTRPPPHDRLA; encoded by the coding sequence ATGCGCAGGCGTTCCTTTCTGCTGCTGTCGGGACTGAGCGCCCTCCTGCTTGGCGCCCTCCGGTTGGTCCGACGCCCGACCCCACCGGAGGTGCCGGACACCGTCCTGCTGGCCGCTGTCCTGGACAGCCTCCTTCCGGCCGATGGCGACTGGCCATCGGCCACGGAACTGGGCCTGGAGGACGCCCTCGGGCGCGAGCTGGACGCGCGGCCGGTCCTGCAGCGCACCCTTGCGCACCTGCTGTGGCGCATTGATCGCCAGGCCCGGACACTGGCCGGCGAGGGCTTCGCCGACCTGCTGCCGGATCGACGGGCAGCGCTGCTGGCCGAGATCCTCGACCACGACAGGGGGCTAGCGCCTCCCTTCGCCCGGCTGCGTGCGCTGGCGTTCGAGCACTACTATGCGCACCCGGCCGTATGGCGACGCCTGCCCGGCTACCACCCGCCCCAACCCCTGGGCTATCCCGACTATACCCGCCCTCCACCCCATGACCGCCTTGCCTGA
- a CDS encoding LysM peptidoglycan-binding domain-containing protein has protein sequence MTDRATFRHPLRLALPWMLALSVGGCGLDEAARRADEAPAPLAEPAGVSPEVAAAALPVEPRLAEPQGTAPPPTDFWERLRSGFALRVPDSLAVDQYRKRFLRSPDDLRRLLQRGAPYLPWILDQVEARDMPTEIALLPAIESSFDPFAYSHGQAAGLWQFIPATGRHFDLAQNWWYDGRRDPVPSTRAALDYLQRLHDRFDSWLLAVAAYNSGEGNVRSAIRRNRARGRPASFEYLSLPRETRAYVPRLVALAQIVAEPERYGVQLPDVDPDARLSTVDLGGQMDLALAAELAGVPLAELYRFNAGFNRWATPPDGPHRLLLPADAAARLSTALETLPPQRRVRWVRHRIRSGESLGTIARRYQTTVAVLKDVNELRSDLIRAGRHLLIPVAQRSLEDYAGSLAAREARRLATGGKRYRVRSGDTLWDIARNEGVRVRDLARWNGMAPADTLRPGQILVLHRPGTATSMQRRVIYEVRRGDSLAAIAARFRVSVRELTRWNDVDSTRPLRPGQRLTLYVDVRKQS, from the coding sequence ATGACCGATCGAGCGACATTCCGGCACCCATTGCGCCTGGCGCTGCCCTGGATGCTGGCGTTGTCCGTCGGCGGTTGTGGTCTGGACGAGGCCGCTCGGCGCGCGGACGAGGCGCCGGCACCTCTCGCCGAACCGGCCGGCGTCTCCCCGGAAGTCGCCGCCGCCGCGCTGCCGGTCGAACCCCGGCTTGCAGAGCCGCAGGGAACGGCGCCACCGCCTACCGATTTCTGGGAACGGCTGCGATCGGGCTTCGCCCTGCGTGTTCCCGACTCATTGGCCGTGGATCAGTATCGCAAGCGCTTCCTGCGCAGTCCCGACGACCTGCGCCGCCTGCTGCAACGCGGCGCCCCCTACCTCCCCTGGATACTGGATCAGGTCGAAGCGCGCGACATGCCCACGGAGATTGCGCTGCTGCCCGCCATCGAGAGCAGCTTCGATCCCTTCGCCTATTCCCACGGTCAGGCGGCCGGGCTGTGGCAGTTCATTCCCGCGACCGGTCGCCATTTCGACCTGGCGCAGAACTGGTGGTATGACGGCCGGCGCGATCCCGTGCCGTCAACCCGGGCCGCACTCGACTACCTGCAGCGCCTGCACGATCGATTCGACAGTTGGCTGCTGGCGGTGGCCGCCTACAACTCGGGCGAGGGCAACGTGCGCAGCGCCATTCGTCGCAACCGCGCCCGCGGGCGTCCGGCATCCTTCGAATACCTGAGTCTGCCGCGCGAGACGCGGGCCTATGTGCCGAGACTGGTGGCCCTGGCGCAGATCGTCGCCGAACCCGAACGCTACGGGGTGCAGCTTCCCGACGTCGATCCCGACGCCCGCCTGTCAACCGTCGACCTCGGTGGCCAGATGGACCTGGCACTGGCCGCGGAACTGGCCGGGGTGCCGCTCGCCGAACTGTACCGATTCAACGCCGGTTTCAATCGCTGGGCCACCCCGCCCGACGGCCCGCATCGGCTGCTGTTGCCGGCCGACGCCGCCGCGCGCCTGAGCACCGCACTGGAAACGCTGCCACCGCAACGACGGGTGCGCTGGGTCCGTCACCGGATACGCAGCGGCGAGAGCCTGGGCACCATTGCCCGGCGCTACCAGACCACGGTCGCGGTGCTGAAGGATGTCAACGAACTCCGCAGCGACCTGATCCGCGCCGGCCGGCATCTGCTGATCCCGGTGGCACAACGTTCGCTGGAGGACTACGCAGGGAGTCTCGCGGCACGCGAGGCGCGCCGGCTGGCGACCGGCGGCAAGCGCTACCGGGTGCGATCCGGCGATACCCTGTGGGACATTGCACGGAACGAGGGCGTGCGCGTGCGGGATCTTGCCCGCTGGAACGGCATGGCCCCCGCAGACACCTTGCGCCCGGGGCAGATTCTGGTACTGCACAGGCCCGGCACCGCAACCTCGATGCAGCGACGGGTGATCTACGAGGTCCGACGCGGTGATTCACTGGCCGCGATCGCGGCGCGTTTCCGGGTTTCGGTGCGGGAACTGACCCGGTGGAATGACGTCGACAGCACCCGCCCGCTCCGACCGGGCCAGCGCCTGACGCTGTATGTGGATGTGCGCAAGCAGTCCTGA